The Coturnix japonica isolate 7356 chromosome 8, Coturnix japonica 2.1, whole genome shotgun sequence sequence ATGCATGCATAACTTCATATATGAACTCTGAGTTTGGTTCCTTGCATGCAGTATTAGGACACATcaacagaaatgctgtgctgATGTTCCCAGCTATCAAAATCAAACCTGCAAATGCAGATCCCCTTAATTACCACCCAGTCCTACTAGAAGCCTGTGATCTCTGATGCTACTGAACAGCGTTTAAGTatcttctccctcttttctaGCTAAAAAGTGCAAATTGGTATTTAGAAGCCTTATTGCTACTCACAGCCTCCTGCTCCTCACTTTTGCTTGGGCTTTCAAACCCCTCTTCAAAGAGGTCATCTGCAGCAGGATCACTGGTATGAGATGCTGATGATTTCGATGGAGAACTCTGTCTGGGTGCAGGGGTTGGAGCTGAACAAAGATTAAGGTGACAGCAACAGAATATATATCTCTTCATTTGTTCAGAgtgacacagcagcacaaaattTGTTCATGCTCTAGAGCCCTCAACTCATATTCCCCAAAAACCACTTTCAGCAAAGAGCTGTAAGATgtaaatttaaacagaaaagtcaTTATCGATTCTGTAGGTCTGATTTCATTCAGTGGCTTCCAAATTAAGTTTGGCTGCATCTGGCTCATGTCTTTAGGAACCAAGGAGACACCGCTACATCACATTAGGAATGCGTAAGTTGCCTGCCCTGTGGCAGATAAGCAAAACATAAGGTCTCTGACTGGCTGCTGGTAAATGCCTCCTGAATTCCTTTTCAGCAATCTGCAAAATCCCCCATCTCCATGCTATGGCCATGCTAAGCCCATTTTACAGCTGCTCAATGCATTTCCCCACATGTCCAACACATCAAGCAATTAGAATAAATACCCATCTCCTACTTTGTGCAAAGTATGCCTTGAATGGGACATAGAAAAATCATTTGTAAGGTTGAATGTTACCAGCATTTTCCAACCAGCTGGCACGTCCCTAGCACAGAGCATATATTACTGTCTTATTAGCAATTAAATTTCAGGCTGCAGCTACTGGGGCCGTTGATTTGAATGGTCTCTGTAACACTCTTCTTTATGGCCGGAACACATTTAATAAGCCAGACCATGCATGAAGGCTCTCAATCCACATCTGTGTTGCAATTTAGTATATGAAAAGTTAAATGCTTCGAGGAGCAGTCACATTTGAGGAAAGTTATGGCATAAATGATATGAATACTCACGTGAGTTTGTTGATGGCGTCGTGGAAGTCACAGGAGTCAAATTTAACTGAGAGATGTCAAAGTCATCACAATCATCTGCTTCCTGTGCCATCCCAACTTTGTTAAAGTAACTTGAGAAGGCCTCTGAGGTACAACTGAGGGAAGGCTGATCTGGTTTTCTTGATGGCACCGGTGGAGGCTGAGCCATCTGGAAAtctttaaacatttcttttcccattttctgtcTGGGCCTGTCTGTCTGCGGACTCGATCTGTTGGAATCGCTTGTGGGTGGAACAGTAGCTATAGGAGCAATGGTACCTTGAAACATGGCTGCTTGTAAAGGCAAAACAGTTTGTGTTGGCATGAAGGCAGTTGGTTGGAACTGACCAGCTACAGACGGCCACggctgctgggcaggaggaAAAATCCCAGGTTGGCCCCACGCTATCGGCTGTCCTCCCTGCATCACCTGAGCAACTGGAGGCTGAGCACCCATGGCCAACTGCTGTTGAACAAGTGGTTGCTGTCCCCAGAAGGAGGGCAAAACAGCTCCCATGGCAACATAACCttcaaagaataaagaaagcagaaaaataagaattccaATAACGTCAGGTGCATGCAGAAAAGGCCACACAATAAATCAGAAATATGCGCGCTGCATTACTGATCCCAgagcttcagcttttctttgagaagaaaatagaaatacgTGTTTGAATTCATATTACAAACACTTCTGCACAAAAACATGGGTTCGGTGTATATTAGCCATAATCCTTCTCCTTTGCTGAACAAAATACTATTCTCTTCTTAGAGACTACTTGTATGACTACTTACACACATCTGTGAAGACATCTGCATGGACCTCAGCCCTGTGCCACAACCAGAAACTAAGTAAAGTTTCAATCATTGGCTGATTCTAATTGGACCTTGCGAGGCAATAAAAACCCAACTCTGTGATTCCAAGTTAATGAGTGATGAAAGAAGGAACAGTAACTCTGTGGGTGGCTGTAATACGTTCTCTAGGCATCCTTCTATCCTGTACCCACCATCACCTCATTTAATCAGTAAGGGCTTTCACCTGACGTTATCCCCAGACACTTCACCATCAGCATAACCTTTCTGAGATGTGGTGGCCAATGCTGCCACACAGCCCATCTGATAAGGAGTCACTTAGGAAGTCACTGTTGAATGATTCAAGGCATTCCTACTTCTTCCTAAGTGGAGCTGAGTGCTGTTCTTGCAGTGCTCTGAGTATCCCAGGGAGAGATCAGCAGTCAAAACCCAATTCCTTGCATGTCTGTGCCAAATATTACATGGTTTTTGAATTTTTAGCACTTAGAGGAACACAGAAAAGTCTATGGGAAAACACCAGGGTTTACCTAAGTGGAGTACTTTTGAAATGTAATCAAATCCTTCATGTCTCATTCTCTGTTTACCAAAGACAGCACAAGATCTTCATTGCAATTGCAATGACCAGGGCTAAgccagctgcttttctctctcttgcagcTGTTCTTAGAAGGTATGTTATATAGATGGCTACACTGTGGTTGAATTTCCAGTGACAgttttgggttttgcttttaataatgttGGTAAACTCATTATCATGTATTATTGGCTTGTTAAAGCCTCGTTTTgccttgctctgcagcactgtcctCAAAATCCTTCCCACTTCCACTGGACAAAATCAATGCTCTGAGGACTGAAATGCAAACCAGAGCTGAGAACTGATGACCAAATTTGAGCCAAACCCATATATCTGGTAGATTTCTTACCTGAGGGTACggcagcagtgctgaaaggTACAGAACCAAACATGTCTGTACTAGCAGGAAGTGACTGGGATGAAGATGGGATAAAGGCATCACCTGGAGTAGCAGGAGTCTGCAATGGGacaggaataaaatgaaacGATACATATCAGCTGCAGCATATATTCACTGTCACTTCTCTGAAGCTCACAGTTTTACAGGGAAGAAAGCGAAAGAATGGAAAgatgcagaaggagaaaagcagtaGAAATAAAGAGCATTAGAATGTGCTggagacaggagaaaaagaaaatgagagagaattTGTgccagaggaaaataaaaataagctttgtCTGGATTATATCACACATAGATATCAGTATATAGTCTTGTGATTCTAGCCATTAGGGGACAGCCTGTATAAGCTACTGACTTAGGTattaatgcagaaaaacagtaaaGGTAAATGAAATATCTGCAAGATATAACAATGCTTCCAATCAACCAACAGGTCCAGAGCCAGAGGTCCACATTAAAGGAGAAACATAACCTAATTGCTCAAGCCAAGGGCAAGGGGACAGGACTTAGAGTATCTAATCCCAAACATCCTCCAGAATACACTGGAGATCTGAGCCTGGTGATTTCAGAGCACCTCCATTTACTCAGTATCTTCATACTCTAGTACAGCTTAACATAAGGTTCAAAAATGCAATAGGAAAATAATGGCTGTGTTTTCATCCTGTGATGCAAAAAAGCCTGTTGAGAATGCTTCCATTCCTCTCAAAACACATTCAGCTTTCCCTCTCTTTACTCTTTTGTCTACCTTTAACAGCAGTTCTGGGCTACGTGCTTGGTGGATCCTAGGAGTTGTGATATATCAGCTATAACTGGATCTTGCTGCAACACAGGAGAGAGGCACGGAGCTCAAGACAGAGAGCAGTGAAGCATGCAGCTCTGATAAACACCATGGAAGGAGATCCGCAGTTCAGATTATATCTTATGTGACACCTAGCCCTATatcagataaataaaaattgaagatATTTTTGCACTTCTTCAAGAACCCGTGATTCCACGTTCAATTtgcttcacttttattttcttggaacATAAAAACTACTTTGAAATCCTCCCTACTGCAATGGCCAATGACCTGAATTGTAAACATGCTCCATAAACGTGTTGGAAAAGGATGTAGAAAAAGATCTCATGCAGTTTCCCCTACCAGAATACTTACTGGGGGAGAGGTTACATCGGGAGGAGTGGACATGTCCCCAAAAAGCTCTAGTTGGGTAACAGCCtgtaaagataaaaaaaaataacatttccatttatcttttgaggaaaagaaagagcaagcTAATTCACAACAACTCGTAAAGTTCACTAGTAACAGCCatcaatacaaaacaaaaagagccATGTAGGCTTCAAAATGTCCAGTTCCATATAGAAGAAACACACGGACTCGAGCTGTGGGACTTTTATATTGCCCATGGACCTAACTAGATGGCAGCTGATGCTAAAAAATGGTACTGTGGGGAATTCTCCTCCCTAAAAAACGAATGAAGCATGAAAAAACTACTCTGAATGGGACTGGATGCATTATTGCTCTGCCCTTAACATCACTGAAAACCAAGCACAATTTACCACCAGCTCTGTTCCCTGGATCCTTTTCTAAATCCCCAAATCAAGGtcttaaaacacagcagcaggctgtggaAGTGACAGAAGGATACAGAAGGGAAGGACTTTGAGAGCACTGCCTGATTTCCCCTTGCCCGTGGGACAGGTGTGACCTGGATAAGTGGACTTGAAGGAGGATGCACAACTGGGTTATTATAAGTTTGTAACTCTACATAGAACTCATGTTGGAAGTGTTTTCTTAAGGGCATCCTTCAGATTGATCTCAAAATAGGTCACCCATACAAGTCTCACATAACTGGaccagaagggaaaaagcaatttcataATAAGGAGCACCTTGACTGGCTGCATAATCAAACCTCTGTCACATGCTCTGGAGTAAAATTGCTCATTTCTACCCAAAACTTCACTCTGTGAAATGACTGGGATGAAAGTCCTCATATTTTAACTGGAAATCAGAGTAAGACATTAATTAAGGTTAATACAGCAGCCTGAAGGACCCCTATAGGGATATAACGCTCAGAAAGGCTCCACTTTCAAAGGGTCAATTTCAGGACAGCCTGATTTCAGCTCTCAACCTCTGGCCATTATTCTAACAAACACTGATGATTTAAGTTAATGAGTGTTTTCAGTACGGGCAGAGCTACAGAATGTGGCCAGTCTTTACAATTAGAAAGAAGCTGCTCATGGCTGAACTATAAGGACAGAAATAACCACAGGGTCCGTGTGTGCTCACGTTGAGATCTGGGtggaaggcagcagaagcagtcACACTTGTAGGGATGTCACCCCCAGCTGGGTGCTTTCCCCCCAGATCAGCTCAGCTGGAGTGCAGGACCACCAAACCTCAGAGCTCCATGGCAGACCTAAATCCATCTACAGTCATTAGTGCGATGTATATATAGGAATGCCATGGTGGGAGCTCAAGTAGTTTCACCACTTTTCTGCTTGTGGGCTTCCCCTCTCCTCTGCACTATACTCAATTGTACCCACACGTACGGGGAGCTGGAATTCTTGGTCTGAATGAGATTTAGTGGCAACAATAACTTGGTTCATCAAatctcttctctgctctctgcaacCTCCTTTCACATACACTCGATATTAACTTGAGTCTTGACCTGCCAACACTGAGCCCTT is a genomic window containing:
- the DAB1 gene encoding disabled homolog 1 isoform X5, with the protein product MSTETELQVAVKTSTRKDSKKKGQDRSEATLIKRFKGDGVRYKAKLIGIDEVSAARGDKLCQDSMMKLKGIVAAARSKGEHKQKIFLTVSFGGIKIFDEKTGLLQHHHAVHEISYIAKDITDHRAFGYVCGKEGNHRFVAIKTAQAAEPVILDLRDLFQLIYELKQREEMEKKAQKDKQCEQAVYQVPTSQKKEGVYDVPKSQPVSLENGNLLLDIDENLGSVTQAVTQLELFGDMSTPPDVTSPPTPATPGDAFIPSSSQSLPASTDMFGSVPFSTAAVPSGYVAMGAVLPSFWGQQPLVQQQLAMGAQPPVAQVMQGGQPIAWGQPGIFPPAQQPWPSVAGQFQPTAFMPTQTVLPLQAAMFQGTIAPIATVPPTSDSNRSSPQTDRPRQKMGKEMFKDFQMAQPPPVPSRKPDQPSLSCTSEAFSSYFNKVGMAQEADDCDDFDISQLNLTPVTSTTPSTNSPPTPAPRQSSPSKSSASHTSDPAADDLFEEGFESPSKSEEQEAPDESQASSNSDPFGEPTGDTISPQVGS
- the DAB1 gene encoding disabled homolog 1 isoform X7; translated protein: MSTETELQVAVKTSTRKDSKKKGQDRSEATLIKRFKGDGVRYKAKLIGIDEVSAARGDKLCQDSMMKLKGIVAAARSKGEHKQKIFLTVSFGGIKIFDEKTGLLQHHHAVHEISYIAKDITDHRAFGYVCGKEGNHRFVAIKTAQAAEPVILDLRDLFQLIYELKQREEMEKKAQKDKQCEQAVYQVPTSQKKEGVYDVPKSQPVSAVTQLELFGDMSTPPDVTSPPTPATPGDAFIPSSSQSLPASTDMFGSVPFSTAAVPSGYVAMGAVLPSFWGQQPLVQQQLAMGAQPPVAQVMQGGQPIAWGQPGIFPPAQQPWPSVAGQFQPTAFMPTQTVLPLQAAMFQGTIAPIATVPPTSDSNRSSPQTDRPRQKMGKEMFKDFQMAQPPPVPSRKPDQPSLSCTSEAFSSYFNKVGMAQEADDCDDFDISQLNLTPVTSTTPSTNSPPTPAPRQSSPSKSSASHTSDPAADDLFEEGFESPSKSEEQEAPDESQASSNSDPFGEPTGDTISPQVGS
- the DAB1 gene encoding disabled homolog 1 isoform X4, whose protein sequence is MSTETELQVAVKTSTRKDSKKKGQDRSEATLIKRFKGDGVRYKAKLIGIDEVSAARGDKLCQDSMMKLKGIVAAARSKGEHKQKIFLTVSFGGIKIFDEKTGLLQHHHAVHEISYIAKDITDHRAFGYVCGKEGNHRFVAIKTAQAAEPVILDLRDLFQLIYELKQREEMEKKAQKDKQCEQAVYQTILEEDVEDPVYQYIVFEAGHEPIREPETEENIYQVPTSQKKEGVYDVPKSQPVSAVTQLELFGDMSTPPDVTSPPTPATPGDAFIPSSSQSLPASTDMFGSVPFSTAAVPSGYVAMGAVLPSFWGQQPLVQQQLAMGAQPPVAQVMQGGQPIAWGQPGIFPPAQQPWPSVAGQFQPTAFMPTQTVLPLQAAMFQGTIAPIATVPPTSDSNRSSPQTDRPRQKMGKEMFKDFQMAQPPPVPSRKPDQPSLSCTSEAFSSYFNKVGMAQEADDCDDFDISQLNLTPVTSTTPSTNSPPTPAPRQSSPSKSSASHTSDPAADDLFEEGFESPSKSEEQEAPDESQASSNSDPFGEPTGDTISPQVGS
- the DAB1 gene encoding disabled homolog 1 isoform X6 — its product is MSTETELQVAVKTSTRKDSKKKGQDRSEATLIKRFKGDGVRYKAKLIGIDEVSAARGDKLCQDSMMKLKGIVAAARSKGEHKQKIFLTVSFGGIKIFDEKTGLLQHHHAVHEISYIAKDITDHRAFGYVCGKEGNHRFVAIKTAQAAEPVILDLRDLFQLIYELKQREEMEKKAQKDKQCEQAVYQVPTSQKKEGVYDVPKSQPLENGNLLLDIDENLGSVTQAVTQLELFGDMSTPPDVTSPPTPATPGDAFIPSSSQSLPASTDMFGSVPFSTAAVPSGYVAMGAVLPSFWGQQPLVQQQLAMGAQPPVAQVMQGGQPIAWGQPGIFPPAQQPWPSVAGQFQPTAFMPTQTVLPLQAAMFQGTIAPIATVPPTSDSNRSSPQTDRPRQKMGKEMFKDFQMAQPPPVPSRKPDQPSLSCTSEAFSSYFNKVGMAQEADDCDDFDISQLNLTPVTSTTPSTNSPPTPAPRQSSPSKSSASHTSDPAADDLFEEGFESPSKSEEQEAPDESQASSNSDPFGEPTGDTISPQVGS
- the DAB1 gene encoding disabled homolog 1 isoform X3, whose protein sequence is MSTETELQVAVKTSTRKDSKKKGQDRSEATLIKRFKGDGVRYKAKLIGIDEVSAARGDKLCQDSMMKLKGIVAAARSKGEHKQKIFLTVSFGGIKIFDEKTGLLQHHHAVHEISYIAKDITDHRAFGYVCGKEGNHRFVAIKTAQAAEPVILDLRDLFQLIYELKQREEMEKKAQKDKQCEQAVYQTILEEDVEDPVYQYIVFEAGHEPIREPETEENIYQVPTSQKKEGVYDVPKSQPVSLENGNLLLDIDENLGSVTQAVTQLELFGDMSTPPDVTSPPTPATPGDAFIPSSSQSLPASTDMFGSVPFSTAAVPSGYVAMGAVLPSFWGQQPLVQQQLAMGAQPPVAQVMQGGQPIAWGQPGIFPPAQQPWPSVAGQFQPTAFMPTQTVLPLQAAMFQGTIAPIATVPPTSDSNRSSPQTDRPRQKMGKEMFKDFQMAQPPPVPSRKPDQPSLSCTSEAFSSYFNKVGMAQEADDCDDFDISQLNLTPVTSTTPSTNSPPTPAPRQSSPSKSSASHTSDPAADDLFEEGFESPSKSEEQEAEAEPLYAQINRPKK